The sequence TGATCTCGCTGGTTGCCAGGTTGTACGTGGCACTGTGGATCTGCACCAGATCGACTAAGGGAGCCGTGACGGCTGCTGCCGTGCTGTTGGGGATGGCCAGCTGGTTGTCGGCGGTCAGGTTCAGGGTGACCGGCAGAGTGGAGGGATTGGTGCTCGATTGGCCATACCAATTGCCGGTGGCGTTAGCTTCAGTCATCTCTATGCTGACATCGGCCGAGTCAGTAAAGCTGGTGCTAGCCGGTGGTGGCGGGGCTTGCAGAAACACATCCTGCTGGGCAACCACGCCGCTGTTTACATTTTTGCGGGAGTAGGTGGCGCGTTCGACCTTGGCCGGGGTGGTCAGGTTGATGGTCGACAGTTTTCCCATCACGGCGAACAAGTCAGTGCGTAAATCGATTCCTCCCGGGCCCTGAATGCGAATGAAGTTGGTATCGAAGGGGCTGCCAGTGACTTCTTCTTCCAAGTTGGGATCACCGATAAAGCTTTCAACTAGGCCGGTGACCGGATTGGTTTCACTATAGGGGCCGTTCACGCTACGCAGAAAAGGTCCCACATCACCGGTCAGGGCACCGTCATAGGTTTGGGGCGTGCCTATGCCGATATCGCGGGTCATGTTGATGGCCCTTCCACCCGCTACATCCACCTCGAATATCTCGACGCCGTAAGGGTGGGTGACTATGTAAGTACCGGCGGTGGGTACATCGACCCGAATACGAATACGAGCAAAGCTGACTTGATCCCCTTCAGCCACTTCCTCGGCGGCAAACGCGGCTTCCAGAGCCGAAACGTAGGTTAAATCGATACCCGAGGCGGCGTCCACTATGCTGGCGTCCCCAGTAAACCAGAAGGCTTCACCCGGAAAGTTAGTGGGAAAGTTGACCGCTTGGGTAGTATCGAAGCCCGGTTCGGGTAGCAGGCCACACATATAGGAGGGCGCGCCCGGGGCCCCCGGGGCGCGTGAGCTGATTGCCTTGGACAGGCACAGGTCGAGTGCTCGCCCGTGGGTATCTTGATACCAAGCTGCAAAGCCTCCGTTTACTTGCAGGTAAGGACCTGGATCTACGTCATTCAATGCCGCCTGCGCCGACTGACTCGCCACCATAACGAGTAGCAGCGAAGTTGCTGTGCTAACTGTGGTTTTTTGCATCTGTTCTTCCTCCAGCCATGAACGGTGTCCCTCATCCTTGTTTCCGACTCACTTGCAAAGAGGGTTCAAGCATAAGGAGCAATATCCATACCAGTATTTTTTTTGTGCAAATAGCACGAAGATTGGGCATTAGTGAAGGGGATATGTAGTGACGATAATTTATTTTTGGGGAAATATACCCAGTATTGGGTTTTTTGGGGGAGTGGGTGTAAGAGAAAGGGGGAGTATTGATGATTACTAAGCCACTAAATTTGGCTTCATTGAGCAGAGGCTCGACTCATATTGTGTTTTTATCTATTGGGTCTTAAAGAGCCATGTACTTTAATAGCGTCAACAGCTAGGGGCAGAGCAACGAGTATGTCATCATATGGTCATATTGTTGCTAGCGACAGGGAAGGTTAGCTAGGTGTAACAGCGCAAACCATTCATCTTGAGTACCGCCTGTGATTATTTCTAACTTAATTAAAACTGCTGTTTTGACAACTTGTCTATTGGCTGGCTCCGCTTATACCGGCCACAGTTATGCTGCAACGACATCACTGAAAAGCAGTGCTATCCAACAAGATCTTGCCGCAGGTAGCGCATTACTGGTGGATTTAAAAACCAATGAAATTCTCTACGCTAACAACGAAAACTTTGTGGCCCCCATTGCCTCTGTGACTAAATTAATGACGGCTATGGTTGCCATTGATGCGCAGCAGTCCCTCGATGAAAAACTGCCAATTGTCATTAGTGATACCACAGAGATGCAGGGGGTATTTTCTCGAGTCCGCCTTGGCAGCGAGCTGAGTCGCCATGATTTATTGCTGATCACCTTAATGGCGTCAGAAAACCGCGCTGCGGCTAGTTTAGCGCACCATTACCGTGGCGGGCATGCGGCATTTATTCAAGCCATGAATGACAAGGCGCACGCTCTGGGAATGCAGCATAGCGCCTTTGTTGAACCGACGGGTTTATCGGAAAAAAATGTGTCCAGTGCCCATGATTTAGTGTTGCTGATCAAAGCGGCAAATAGCTATCCACTGATCCGCATGTTCAGCACTATGGATGAGAAAACCGTCGCCTTTACTAACCCTAATTACACTCTGGGTTTTCGTAATACTAATGGCTTGGTCCGCAAGGACAATTGGAATATTGCGCTGAGTAAAACCGGTTTCACTAACAGTGCAGGGCACTGCTTAGTGATGAGCACCGAAATGAATCAGCGCCCTGTCGCGTTCGTGGTGCTGGATGCGTTTGGCAAATACACTCATATGGCCGATGCTAATCGTCTAAAAAGATGGTTAGAAACCGGCACAGTAACGCCAGTACCGGCTGCGGCGCTTAACTACAAGAAAGCCAAGCAGCAGGAACGCCAAAATCAGGCTTTTGTGGCAAATGGCAGATAAATATAACGTCCCTAAAGCTTCCAATGGCTGCTCGGCAAGCGTGTAGCCTTGGGTTACGGCGTGTAAATTAGCTAATACTACTCTGTATAACTAACTCATCATATTATTCTGCCACGCAGGACTGTCGAAGTCCTCTTTACCAAAGAGACCGGCAGCTACAAAAGATAAGACTTCGATACGGTTTTGTAACTAAATTACTTTCTTATTGAGATTTGTATAAACCCAACCGCGACTAAGCAGCCAGAGGGTGAGTAGCCAGTTCGAACTGCGCTGCCGCCTATTTTCACCAGCACTGGGAATGCGACCAACACAAAAGACTCGATAATAGCCACAGACACTTCTTCTGTCGGTTTTGAAACTACGCTATTTTAGCCTAGGGTTTCTCGCTCCAAGCCAATAGGGCAATACGCTCATACCTAACTGCTAGTGGAGGCCCCGTCTTGGCAGATGGCCGCAATGGCTTCTGCAGCCCGTTGCAATGCGGGCAAAAAGGCTAGGGCTTGCTCTCGTGTCACCCGCATGATGGGGGCTTGCATGGCCACACCGATATTAGACACACCGTTAGGGTTAGAAGCCAGCACTGCAATGCATAGCAATCCAGGCAAAAACTCTTCGTCGTCAAACGCATAGCCTTGTTGCTTTACTGCCTCAATTTCCAGCTCAAGCGCGTTAAAATCAGTGAGCGTGTTGTGGGTAAACTTCTTCAATGGCACATCGGCGAGCAAGCGTTTACGTTGCGCTGGGGCCATTTGCGCTAAGAACAGCTTGCCACTGGCAGAGCAGTGCACGGGCACTCGTGAGCCGGGTTGCAAATAAAAACGCAGGGGCGCTGGGGTTTCTACCCGATCCAGATATAGCACTTCGCCGCCGGATAGCGCGGTAATGTTGCAGCTTTCTCCTATTTCCTCCCCTAGCGAGGCCAGTATGGCGTGCCGCGCCCCACCTACGGTGTCGTTTAACAGCAGGTTTTCTGCCAATCGGCGTAAGCGCGCGCCGCGGCTGTAGTGCCGCCCGTCGGCTTCTCGCTGCAACATGCCAGAGCTTTCTAGCTGCTGCAGCATGCGGTGCAGCGTCGGCTTAGGGATACCGGTTTCTTCTACCAGTCCTTGCAGCGTAACAAATTGATCTTTCTCGGAAATTACCTCTAACAGCGCGAGTAGGCGCTGGGTGGGAGTCCCGCCTTCTAAACGGTGTCTACCAGCTTTAGTGTTGATCATAGTGTCATCCTCTTTGTGATAATGATTATGTTTTATTTCAAAAAACAAAGCAATTTGTACTAATTTGTGAAATCTATGTTGACGTTAGGTTTGGATAAGGTTAAGTTTGAATCACGTTCCGCTTTTCGGAATGAAACGAACAAAAAAATGAAACTTTGGTCGATCGGCTTTGAGGCTACCCTGGAGATAACTCATGAGCACTAACAACACAGAAATCCGTCAGAAAACAGATACCCGCCAAGTAGTTGAGGGCATGCAGAAGATGACACCTTCTGAAGCGTTTGTAGAAACGCTGGTTGCCAACGGCGTGACCGATATGTTCGGTATCATGGGCTCGGCCTTTATGGATGCGATGGATATTTTCGCTCCAGCCGGTATCCGTTTGATTCCGGTAGTACACGAGCAAGGCTCGGCACACATGGCCGACGGTTATGCCCGTGTATCTGGTCGTCACGGTGTCCTCATTGGCCAGAATGGCCCTGGTGTATCTAACAGCGTTACTGGTATTGCTGCTGCTTTTTGGGCACACAGCCCAGTGGTCATCATCACGCCAGAAACAGGAACAACGGGCATTGGTTTAGGGGGTTTCCAAGAGTGTAACCAGCTGCCGATGTTCCAAGAGTTTGTAAAATATCAAGGTCACGTTACCCATCCATCGCGTATGGCAGAATACACAGGTCGTTGTTTTGACCGTGCAATGTCAGAAATTGGACCCACTCAGCTGAATATCCCTCGTGACTACTTCTACGGTGAAATTGAAGCTGAAATTCCTAAGCCAGCACGGTTAGACCGTGGTCCAGGTGGTGCCAAGAGTCTGGATGAAGCCGCTGAGCTGTTAGCTAACGCTAAGTTCCCGGTTATTATTTCCGGTGGTGGTGTGGTCATGGCTGATGGCATGGAAGAATGTAAAGCATTAGCTGAGCGTTTGGGTGCTCCTGTAGTGAACAGCTACCAGCACAACGACTCCTTCCCTGCTAGTCACCCATTATGGGCAGGCCCTTTAGGCTATCAAGGCTCTAAAGCCGGCATGAAATTGATGGCCAAGGCCGACGTAGTTCTGGCATTGGGTACCCGTCTTGGCCCCTTTGGTACCTTGCCGCAGCACGGCATGGACTACTGGCCAAAGGATGCAAAAATCATCCAGATTGATGCCGATAATAAAATGCTCGGTCTGGTAAAGAAGATTGCAGTCGGTATTTGTGGTGATGCTAAAGATGCAGCGGTAGCCTTGACTGAGCGTCTGAATGAGCGTGAGTTGGTGTGTGATGCTACCCGTACTGAACGTGCTGACCTTATCGCTAGCGAAAAAGCCGCTTGGGAGAAAGAGCTGGACGAGTGGACGCACGAAACTGATGCATTCAGCCTCGATGCTATCGAAGAAGCGAAAGGCGAAACGCCGTTCTCTGGTGGTACTTACCTGCACCCGCGCCAAGTATTGCGCGAGCTGGAAAAAGCAATGCCAGAAGACGTGATGGTATCTACCGATATTGGTAACATCAACGCAGTGGCTCATAGCTATCTGCGCTTCGAAAAGCCACGCAGCTTCTTCGCACCAATGAGCTTCGGTAACTGTGGTTACGCTTTCCCAACCATCATGGGCGCTAAAGTTGCTGCTCCTGAGCGTCCAGCGATTGCTTATACCGGTGACGGTGCTTGGGGCATGAGCTTGATGGAAACGATGACCGCAGTACGTCATGACATTCCAGTAACAGTCGTGGTATTCCACAACCGCCAATGGGGAGCAGAGAAGAAGAACCAGGTTGAGTTCTACAACCGTCGCTTTGTGGCCGGTGAATTGGACAACCAAAGCTTTGCCGAAATTGCACGCGCTATGGGTGCGGAAGGTATCACCGTTGACCGTTTAGAAGATGTAGGTCCGGCGCTGAAAAAAGCCGTCAGCATGCAGATGAACGAAGGTAAAACCACGATCATCGAAGTGATGTGTACCCGTGAGCTGGGTGACCCCTTCCGCCGTGACGCACTGAAGAAGCCAGTGCGCCTGCTTGAGAAGTATCAAGACTACGTATAACACTTGGTTGTTGCATAAATCATAACTCTCCTTACCCCCGGCATGCCGGGGGTTTTTTGGTTATGCTGGCGTTATTGGCCCTACAGGCGGACACCATGCAAACAAATACTCAACCGCACTCGGCAATCGTCGCGGCCTATCGGAGTGAATGAAATTGATAAACTTCATTATTGAGGCACCTTGGTTATTTCTAATCATTGCAGGCTTCGCCGGTTATTTTCAGACCGTGACCGGTTTTGGCTTAGGGATGATTGTCATGGGGCTGGCGGGTGGACTGGGCATAGCGCCCGTTGCGACGGTTGCCGCTGTGATTAGTTTGATGACGCTTGTCAACTGCGTGGTGGCGTTACCCGGACGTTTGCACCATGTTCACTGGCCATCAGTGCGTGCCACAACCTTGGGTATCATACCCACCATCGTCGTTGGCGTGCTGCTGTTGGATTATTTGAGTGACGGTGCCGCTACTGTGGTACAAATTCTGCTGGGGTTGGTGATTTTATATGCGGCCAGCGGGTTACTGCTTAAAGCCAATCGTCAGGAACAGGTAGCGAGTCGCGCTAGCTTTGTCTTGTTTGGTGGCTTGTCGGGTTTCTTGGGGGGATTGTTTGGCATTGCGGGGCCGCCGCTTATCTATCACTACTATCGTCAGCCGCTAGAACTTATTCGTATTCGAAATACCCTGATACTGATGTTTGCCGTCACCTCGGGGTTACGTACCCTGTTTGTGGTGGGACGAGGGGAAATGAATATGGATATTCTCACGCTTACGGTTTGGGCATTCCCGGTGATAGCGGTGGCCACTTGGATTGGTCGGCATTGGCCGCCGCCATTCTCTGCAGCAACCATGCGCCGTTTGGTATTTATAATACTGATGCTAATTGGTGTGTCACTGATCGTTGCCGGCTTATTTAGCTGATACCAATCTGGAAAACTAACAGATCAAGGTCTTTTGCAACGAAGCCCGCGAAACCCACGGAAAAATAGTAATCAGATCTGAAAGTACTTTTTAGAGTAATGACGGGTCTGGCGTTTATCTTTACGCCGTCATCCTGGCGAAAGTCAGGATCTCGTTTTAGGGTTTTAAAGTAAAAGCAGATACCGGGACGGGTCCGGTAAGACGGTATAGGGCAGGTTCGGTGTTGGTCTTGAGTTCGGCGCTGTTGCTGTTAATACTTGTCGCACGTGAACTGCGTCCGTGACTCTCGTAAACAAAGAAGCGTGGCCAAAATGGCTCTTTAGGTTTGGCGCTATGATTTTTGGCTTAATGTAAACAGAACACATACTTACTTAGATTGGTATGACATGTAGTAAGAGTTGATAAGGGCGGAAGGGCTCCGCCCATTAGAACAGTGATATTAATTGGGATAGTCGTTAGGGGCGTTCTGAGGGGAATTATTCGTTATTGGGTGACGACAGTTTCCATGCACCCGCTTTAATCGGCAGAAACGCGGCAACCGCTGCGGTAGCGATAACGTGGGTATTGTTGTTATCAGGGTCATGAACATTCAGACCACCGTGCACCGCGGTTACTTCCGCACGGCCGCGAGGCAGGGTAGCGGCAACGGTGGCGCAGTCTACTTGATCGGGTCGTTGCACGCCAATCGTTACTTGTACCCGCATCTGACTGTGTTCATAGCCCAATGATTTGAAAAGCACGATTGATGAGTGGCGTAAGGCATCCTGTACCGCACGACAAGCGGCTTCAGTGTAGTCTTCTCGGTACAGCGAATTACCACTGCCCATCTCTAAAATAATGCGTTGTTCAGTCATGATTGGGCTCCATATCGAAGGAAACAATAATCGCAGCATTAGCGATGACGCAGGTACCACTGCCATCGGGTTTGTCGATATCTAACCCGCCTTTGGTCACTGAGATTTGTGGTTTGCCATAGGGAAAGATGCCCAGTAGCGCCTGAATGTCCACTTGTTCAGGTTGTTGTACGCCGAGCTCAACGTCAATCAACATGGCGTCGCGAGGAAAGCCGAAAGCGTCGGCGACATTCAGAGAGTTATGCCATAACGCATCGCGAATAGCTCGGGCGCAGGCTTCGGTGTAATCGAGGCTGCGAATGGAGGTGCCCATGCCAAACTGGTGCACTAAACGAGTCTTTGCCATCAAATGGTTCCTCTAGTAAGTCAGTATTAGATGTGTGATTGCACCGAAAATGCGCGAGCAAAGGGCTATTAACGGCGTTTACGGTGGCCAATCAACTGTACGATTTCATCAAATAGATGACTGTCTAGCGCTTGTGACATATCGGTGGCCAGACAGTGACGATAAAACGGGCTCAAATCTAGGCCTACACCTAGCCCCAAAATATAAATTTCATTTTGGCGTTCGCGGCGGGCGAGCACCTCTTTTAGGTGGTTATCAAGGTAATAAGCGTCGTTGGTTAGGTTAGTGGCGCTGTCAGCTGGGCTGCCATCAGAAATCACAATGAGGATTTTTCGCTCCTCACTGCACGCTAGTAAACGGTTGCAGGCCCAGTCTACCGCCTCGCCATCAACACCTTCACGAAAC comes from Oceanisphaera profunda and encodes:
- the pbpG gene encoding D-alanyl-D-alanine endopeptidase, with the protein product MTTCLLAGSAYTGHSYAATTSLKSSAIQQDLAAGSALLVDLKTNEILYANNENFVAPIASVTKLMTAMVAIDAQQSLDEKLPIVISDTTEMQGVFSRVRLGSELSRHDLLLITLMASENRAAASLAHHYRGGHAAFIQAMNDKAHALGMQHSAFVEPTGLSEKNVSSAHDLVLLIKAANSYPLIRMFSTMDEKTVAFTNPNYTLGFRNTNGLVRKDNWNIALSKTGFTNSAGHCLVMSTEMNQRPVAFVVLDAFGKYTHMADANRLKRWLETGTVTPVPAAALNYKKAKQQERQNQAFVANGR
- a CDS encoding IclR family transcriptional regulator: MINTKAGRHRLEGGTPTQRLLALLEVISEKDQFVTLQGLVEETGIPKPTLHRMLQQLESSGMLQREADGRHYSRGARLRRLAENLLLNDTVGGARHAILASLGEEIGESCNITALSGGEVLYLDRVETPAPLRFYLQPGSRVPVHCSASGKLFLAQMAPAQRKRLLADVPLKKFTHNTLTDFNALELEIEAVKQQGYAFDDEEFLPGLLCIAVLASNPNGVSNIGVAMQAPIMRVTREQALAFLPALQRAAEAIAAICQDGASTSS
- the xsc gene encoding sulfoacetaldehyde acetyltransferase: MSTNNTEIRQKTDTRQVVEGMQKMTPSEAFVETLVANGVTDMFGIMGSAFMDAMDIFAPAGIRLIPVVHEQGSAHMADGYARVSGRHGVLIGQNGPGVSNSVTGIAAAFWAHSPVVIITPETGTTGIGLGGFQECNQLPMFQEFVKYQGHVTHPSRMAEYTGRCFDRAMSEIGPTQLNIPRDYFYGEIEAEIPKPARLDRGPGGAKSLDEAAELLANAKFPVIISGGGVVMADGMEECKALAERLGAPVVNSYQHNDSFPASHPLWAGPLGYQGSKAGMKLMAKADVVLALGTRLGPFGTLPQHGMDYWPKDAKIIQIDADNKMLGLVKKIAVGICGDAKDAAVALTERLNERELVCDATRTERADLIASEKAAWEKELDEWTHETDAFSLDAIEEAKGETPFSGGTYLHPRQVLRELEKAMPEDVMVSTDIGNINAVAHSYLRFEKPRSFFAPMSFGNCGYAFPTIMGAKVAAPERPAIAYTGDGAWGMSLMETMTAVRHDIPVTVVVFHNRQWGAEKKNQVEFYNRRFVAGELDNQSFAEIARAMGAEGITVDRLEDVGPALKKAVSMQMNEGKTTIIEVMCTRELGDPFRRDALKKPVRLLEKYQDYV
- a CDS encoding sulfite exporter TauE/SafE family protein, whose translation is MKLINFIIEAPWLFLIIAGFAGYFQTVTGFGLGMIVMGLAGGLGIAPVATVAAVISLMTLVNCVVALPGRLHHVHWPSVRATTLGIIPTIVVGVLLLDYLSDGAATVVQILLGLVILYAASGLLLKANRQEQVASRASFVLFGGLSGFLGGLFGIAGPPLIYHYYRQPLELIRIRNTLILMFAVTSGLRTLFVVGRGEMNMDILTLTVWAFPVIAVATWIGRHWPPPFSAATMRRLVFIILMLIGVSLIVAGLFS
- a CDS encoding Lin0512 family protein, which produces MTEQRIILEMGSGNSLYREDYTEAACRAVQDALRHSSIVLFKSLGYEHSQMRVQVTIGVQRPDQVDCATVAATLPRGRAEVTAVHGGLNVHDPDNNNTHVIATAAVAAFLPIKAGAWKLSSPNNE
- a CDS encoding Lin0512 family protein; the protein is MAKTRLVHQFGMGTSIRSLDYTEACARAIRDALWHNSLNVADAFGFPRDAMLIDVELGVQQPEQVDIQALLGIFPYGKPQISVTKGGLDIDKPDGSGTCVIANAAIIVSFDMEPNHD